A stretch of the Papaver somniferum cultivar HN1 chromosome 6, ASM357369v1, whole genome shotgun sequence genome encodes the following:
- the LOC113288652 gene encoding 3-ketoacyl-CoA synthase 4-like, which produces MVGGGGETQIDNGGGGGIQIQERRRLPLPDFLQSVNLKYVKLGYHYLMTHLLTLCLIPLIFISLIEASQMNPEDVHQLWVHLQYNLVSVITCSAVLVFGSTVYIMTRPRPIYLVDYSCYRPPEHLQVKYQQFMEHSRLTGDFDESSLEFQRKILERAGLGEETYLPEAMHSIPPKPSMAAAREEAEQVMFGALDSLFKNTGIKPKDIGVLVVNCSLFNPTPSLSAMIVNKYKLRGNIRSFNLGGMGCSAGVIAIDLARDMLQVHRNTYAVVVSTENITQNWYFGNKKSMLIPNCLFRMGCSAVLLSNKSVDKRRAKYKLVHVVRTHRGSDGKAFNCVYQEQDDAGKVGVSLSKDLMAIAGGALKTNITTLGPLVLPISEQLLFFSTLVMKKLFNDKVKPYIPDFKLAFDHFCIHAGGRAVIDELEKNLQLLPLHVEASRMTLHRFGNTSSSSIWYELAYIEARGRMRKGNRVWQIAFGSGFKCNSAVWEALRNVKQSPKGPWEDCVDRYPVQIAFS; this is translated from the coding sequence ATGGTGGGAGGAGGAGGAGAAACCCAAAttgataatggtggtggtggagggatACAAATTCAAGAGAGGAGAAGATTACCATTACCAGATTTCTTACAGAGTGTGAATTTGAAGTATGTGAAATTAGGGTATCATTATTTGATGACTCATTTGTTAACTTTATGTTTAATACCACTTATCTTTATAAGTTTAATTGAAGCATCACAGATGAACCCTGAAGATGTTCATCAGCTGTGGGTTCATCTTCAATACAATCTCGTCAGTGTCATTACATGTTCTGCAGTTCTTGTTTTTGGGTCTACTGTTTATATCATGACTCGACCAAGACCAATTTACTTAGTTGATTACTCTTGTTATCGTCCTCCGGAGCATCTTCAGGTGAAATATCAGCAATTTATGGAGCATTCCAGACTTACTGGTGATTTTGATGAATCTTCACTTGAATTTCAAAGGAAGATTTTGGAAAGGGCTGGGCTTGGGGAAGAGACTTATTTACCTGAAGCTATGCATTCAATTCCTCCTAAACCATCCATGGCTGCTGCAAGAGAAGAAGCTGAACAGGTGATGTTTGGTGCTTTGGATTCTCTTTTCAAGAATACAGGTATTAAGCCAAAAGATATTGGAGTTCTTGTTGTGAATTGTAGTTTGTTTAATCCTACTCCTTCGCTTTCGGCTATGATTGTTAATAAGTATAAGTTGAGGGGGAATATTAGGAGTTTTAATTTGGGTGGAATGGGGTGTAGTGCTGGAGTTATTGCTATTGATCTTGCAAGAGATATGCTTCAAGTTCATAGAAACACTTATGCTGTTGTTGTCAGTACTGAAAACATTACTCAGAATTGGTACTTTGGGAATAAGAAATCTATGCTTATACCCAATTGTTTGTTTCGGATGGGTTGCTCTGCCGTTCTGCTTTCCAACAAATCCGTTGACAAGAGACGCGCGAAGTACAAGCTTGTTCACGTTGTTAGAACCCATAGAGGATCCGATGGTAAGGCCTTTAACTGTGTTTATCAAGAACAGGATGATGCTGGTAAAGTTGGTGTGTCTCTCTCAAAGGATCTCATGGCTATTGCTGGTGGGGCTCTTAAGACAAACATTACAACTTTGGGTCCTCTAGTTCTCCCAATCAGCGAACAGCTTCTGTTTTTCTCAACTTTGGtcatgaaaaagcttttcaatgaTAAGGTCAAGCCATATATTCCTGATTTCAAGCTTGCTTTTGATCACTTCTGCATACATGCTGGTGGAAGAGCCGTTATTGATGAATTGGAGAAGAACTTGCAGTTGCTTCCTTTACATGTGGAGGCTTCTAGAATGACCCTTCACCGGTTTGGGAACACCTCTTCGAGTTCCATCTGGTATGAATTGGCTTACATTGAAGCCAGAGGAAGGATGAGGAAGGGGAACCGAGTCTGGCAGATTGCTTTTGGGAGTGGTTTCAAGTGTAACAGCGCAGTGTGGGAGGCTCTCCGGAATGTAAAGCAATCTCCTAAAGGTCCCTGGGAAGATTGCGTAGACAGGTACCCTGTGCAAATAGCCTTTAGTTAA